One window of Saccharopolyspora phatthalungensis genomic DNA carries:
- a CDS encoding DUF4185 domain-containing protein — protein sequence MVRVSGATRIARITGEDSCNRTASRYGIHATDLGILWDDGRGGVLAAFGDTYGDGWGGHGGGPPHADWRYNVIARSTNTDLDAGLKFDSVLEREDGMAGQVLPGDRTGTPEHTVIPTAGIAVGDRNYLHYMSVRHWGTPGVWHTNYGALAYSDDGGRSWTKSETAVWPNRRQGWLSRFRRRDQGGHPFQMIGFAGVVDRRVYLLGTPSGRFGAGHLARVGADDLLEPAAYEYWTGSGWGSDPFAAAPVLREPVAELSVQYNRHFDRWFAVHLDEHRAAIVLRTAPELTGPWTDGEIVVSGAEYPALYGGFQHPWAADRPAIYFTLTQWGPYNVDFLRADLA from the coding sequence ATGGTGCGTGTGAGCGGTGCGACCAGGATCGCAAGGATCACCGGCGAGGACTCCTGCAACCGCACGGCGAGCCGGTACGGCATCCACGCGACGGATCTCGGGATCTTGTGGGATGACGGCCGGGGCGGGGTGCTGGCGGCGTTCGGCGATACCTACGGCGACGGTTGGGGTGGGCACGGCGGCGGTCCGCCGCACGCCGACTGGCGGTACAACGTGATCGCGCGGTCCACCAACACCGATCTCGATGCGGGACTGAAGTTCGATTCGGTCCTGGAGCGCGAGGACGGCATGGCCGGACAGGTGCTGCCAGGCGACCGCACCGGGACGCCGGAGCACACCGTGATCCCGACCGCGGGAATCGCGGTCGGTGACCGCAACTACCTGCACTACATGTCGGTTCGGCATTGGGGGACGCCTGGTGTGTGGCACACCAACTACGGCGCGCTCGCCTACTCCGACGACGGCGGGCGCAGCTGGACGAAGTCGGAGACCGCGGTGTGGCCGAACCGGCGACAGGGCTGGCTGAGCCGGTTCCGCCGACGCGACCAAGGCGGACATCCGTTCCAGATGATCGGTTTCGCGGGTGTGGTGGACCGCCGGGTGTACCTGCTCGGCACGCCGAGCGGTCGGTTCGGCGCCGGACACCTCGCCCGCGTCGGCGCCGACGACCTGCTCGAACCGGCGGCCTACGAGTACTGGACCGGATCCGGCTGGGGCAGCGACCCGTTCGCGGCCGCGCCGGTGCTGCGAGAGCCGGTGGCAGAGCTTTCGGTGCAGTACAACCGCCACTTCGACCGGTGGTTCGCGGTGCACCTCGACGAACACCGGGCGGCGATCGTGTTGCGCACCGCGCCGGAACTCACTGGGCCGTGGACCGACGGCGAGATCGTGGTGTCCGGCGCCGAATACCCCGCGCTCTACGGCGGTTTCCAGCATCCGTGGGCCGCGGACCGACCGGCGATCTACTTCACCCTGACCCAATGGGGCCCGTACAACGTGGACTTCTTACGGGCCGATCTGGCGTGA
- a CDS encoding aminodeoxychorismate synthase component I has product MPVLAHPIDGEASAAQVLRRLAARARQRGLPPPAAFTGDWFGGSAVLAPSVRIAATPPERAFTTLDTPPIEAEPGQVGGGWIGYLGYGLTDPARHTQSRRLPLAAWGWADHVLRRDAHGQWWFEALGAAEPRLVAELAEVVAASDPPQAAGQAGPVGRPDADQHCKAVRGCVEEIAAGEIFQANICSRFAVPFRGDPLEVFAAGSARFRPARAAYVAGAWGAVASLSPELFLARRGRVVHSSPIKGTLPRRGPQDDGNAELLRSSTKDIAENVMIVDMARNDLGQVAEVGGVTVPRLLDVQPHPGVWHLVSDVRAEIPPDLPNSALLAAAFPPASVTGAPKARALEVIAELESQPRDVYCGAVGMVSPVAGLELNVAIRTLEYADGVLHLGVGGGITADSDPEREWQEVLTKAAPVLSLLDG; this is encoded by the coding sequence GTGCCAGTCCTCGCCCATCCGATTGACGGCGAAGCGAGCGCAGCGCAGGTGCTGCGCCGCCTCGCGGCTCGCGCACGCCAACGCGGCCTACCGCCGCCTGCGGCGTTCACCGGGGACTGGTTCGGCGGCTCCGCCGTCCTCGCGCCGTCCGTGCGGATCGCCGCCACCCCGCCCGAGCGGGCCTTCACCACCCTGGACACGCCGCCGATCGAGGCGGAGCCGGGCCAGGTCGGCGGCGGCTGGATCGGCTACCTCGGCTACGGCCTCACCGATCCCGCACGGCACACGCAATCCCGACGGCTCCCCCTCGCCGCGTGGGGCTGGGCCGACCACGTGCTGCGCCGCGACGCGCACGGGCAGTGGTGGTTCGAGGCGCTGGGCGCCGCAGAACCGCGCCTGGTCGCGGAACTCGCCGAGGTGGTCGCCGCAAGCGATCCGCCGCAGGCGGCAGGGCAGGCGGGTCCGGTCGGCAGACCGGACGCCGACCAGCATTGCAAAGCCGTGCGCGGTTGCGTGGAGGAGATCGCCGCGGGCGAGATCTTCCAGGCCAACATCTGCAGCCGGTTCGCGGTACCGTTCCGGGGCGATCCGCTGGAGGTCTTCGCCGCCGGTAGTGCACGGTTCCGGCCTGCTCGGGCGGCGTACGTGGCCGGGGCGTGGGGCGCGGTGGCGTCGTTGTCGCCGGAGTTGTTCCTGGCCCGGCGAGGCCGGGTGGTGCACTCCAGCCCGATCAAGGGCACGCTCCCGCGCCGCGGGCCGCAGGACGACGGCAATGCCGAGTTGCTGCGCTCGTCCACGAAGGACATCGCGGAAAACGTGATGATCGTGGACATGGCGCGCAACGATCTCGGGCAGGTCGCCGAGGTCGGCGGTGTGACGGTGCCTCGGCTACTGGACGTGCAGCCCCACCCCGGCGTGTGGCACCTGGTGTCGGACGTGCGCGCGGAGATCCCCCCGGACCTGCCGAATTCGGCGCTGCTGGCCGCGGCCTTCCCGCCGGCGTCGGTGACCGGCGCGCCGAAGGCGCGGGCGCTGGAAGTGATCGCGGAGCTGGAGTCGCAGCCGCGCGATGTCTACTGCGGCGCGGTCGGCATGGTCTCGCCCGTTGCGGGCCTGGAGCTCAACGTGGCCATCCGCACCCTGGAATACGCCGACGGCGTGCTGCACCTGGGCGTCGGGGGCGGGATCACCGCGGACTCCGATCCGGAACGGGAATGGCAGGAAGTGCTCACCAAAGCCGCCCCGGTGCTGTCCCTCCTCGACGGGTGA